A window of Fictibacillus halophilus contains these coding sequences:
- a CDS encoding flagellar hook-length control protein FliK translates to MISQPAVSGAQTSPVSVSSQKGNGIDSLFSQLLASSGVESEQLPEDLGDMIASILGGVEGLEWNSDLLNNENVQSLLSELPPEMKEVIEKLLESEIDFSDIAVNPTPEMKLALLLQFAFSKETGPLSQKDQKQITEIIGRWFPGVKLDQKDSITKQTEQIFGELKKLLSESSDKDKNTFLKVFETLSAEKKVKSFADHAFQRFVPTKLIEQNVSAPKELQTVQAPLSPLEQWTLKVPVSEGEGQKEQFVREVQQIISRGKLFVTESGFTKMQIQLTPEQLGKIEIHLIQKHGEITAKIIASSQGAKDALESQLTQLKQAFTSQDIDFKKIDVFLNGDEQTFDFRDQNNQDHEDQEHADENVSEDEKSDHLSFDEQLSQVVLNEKV, encoded by the coding sequence ATGATTTCGCAGCCAGCTGTATCAGGAGCACAGACTTCACCAGTATCAGTTTCTTCGCAAAAAGGAAACGGTATAGATTCTCTCTTTTCTCAACTGTTAGCATCTTCTGGTGTCGAGAGTGAACAGCTTCCTGAAGATCTAGGAGATATGATCGCTAGTATCTTAGGGGGCGTTGAGGGGCTTGAATGGAATTCTGATCTATTAAATAACGAAAACGTTCAATCATTATTAAGCGAACTGCCACCCGAAATGAAGGAAGTTATTGAAAAGCTTCTTGAAAGTGAGATTGATTTCTCAGACATTGCTGTAAATCCTACTCCGGAAATGAAACTAGCGTTGTTATTGCAGTTTGCTTTTAGCAAAGAGACAGGTCCATTATCTCAAAAAGACCAGAAGCAGATCACAGAAATAATTGGACGATGGTTTCCAGGAGTGAAGCTAGATCAAAAAGATTCTATAACAAAGCAAACAGAGCAGATTTTTGGAGAGTTAAAAAAGCTTCTTAGCGAGTCATCAGATAAAGATAAGAATACGTTCTTAAAAGTTTTTGAAACACTATCAGCCGAGAAAAAGGTAAAAAGTTTTGCTGATCATGCATTTCAACGGTTCGTACCGACAAAATTGATCGAACAAAATGTGTCCGCTCCAAAGGAACTTCAAACGGTACAAGCTCCACTTTCTCCTCTAGAGCAATGGACGTTAAAGGTACCTGTTTCGGAAGGAGAAGGACAAAAAGAGCAATTTGTTCGTGAGGTTCAACAGATTATTTCAAGAGGAAAGCTGTTCGTTACGGAATCTGGATTTACGAAGATGCAGATACAATTAACACCTGAACAACTCGGCAAAATTGAGATACATCTTATCCAAAAACATGGTGAGATCACAGCAAAAATCATTGCATCTAGTCAAGGTGCGAAAGATGCCTTGGAAAGCCAGCTCACACAATTGAAACAAGCTTTCACAAGTCAAGATATAGACTTTAAAAAGATCGATGTCTTTCTAAATGGAGACGAACAGACCTTTGATTTCCGTGATCAAAATAATCAAGATCATGAAGATCAAGAGCATGCAGATGAGAACGTATCTGAGGATGAGAAATCCGATCATCTATCATTTGATGAACAATTATCGCAAGTGGTATTAAACGAAAAGGTGTGA
- the flgD gene encoding flagellar hook assembly protein FlgD — MTKISEDLMLSNYQAKTKQTGSNILGKDDFLKILITQLQNQDPTSPMQDREFIAQMASFSSLEQMTNMNQTMQQFLSFQTESSLLQQSQMIGKQVTYETETVDAGGNKKIEEKEAVVKSVLFEKGSVMLEMSDGTKITSYQVIKISD, encoded by the coding sequence ATGACCAAGATCTCTGAAGATCTTATGCTTTCTAATTATCAAGCAAAAACAAAGCAAACAGGTTCTAACATCTTAGGAAAAGATGATTTTCTAAAAATTTTAATCACACAGCTTCAAAACCAAGACCCTACAAGTCCGATGCAAGATCGTGAGTTTATCGCACAGATGGCTAGCTTTTCTTCACTAGAACAAATGACAAACATGAATCAAACAATGCAGCAATTCCTATCGTTTCAAACAGAATCTTCATTACTACAACAAAGCCAGATGATTGGTAAACAAGTAACCTACGAAACGGAAACCGTTGACGCAGGGGGGAACAAAAAGATAGAAGAAAAAGAAGCTGTAGTGAAATCTGTTTTGTTTGAAAAAGGATCTGTCATGTTGGAAATGAGTGATGGAACAAAAATTACAAGTTACCAAGTAATTAAAATATCGGATTAG
- a CDS encoding TIGR02530 family flagellar biosynthesis protein, translated as MSERIHAHQLYQPMLYPKHRQQKNTDQSFQSVFHKELENQLTVSKHAQKRLQDRNIKISETSWNKISEKVIEAGQKGIKDSLVIMKNVTLVVNAPNQTVITALDRNESTSQIFTNINGAIVIDE; from the coding sequence ATGAGCGAACGTATACACGCTCATCAATTGTACCAGCCGATGCTTTACCCGAAACATCGACAGCAGAAAAATACAGATCAATCTTTTCAGTCTGTTTTTCATAAAGAGCTTGAGAACCAACTCACGGTTAGTAAGCACGCTCAAAAAAGACTGCAAGATAGAAATATTAAGATATCAGAAACAAGCTGGAACAAGATAAGCGAAAAGGTGATCGAAGCTGGACAAAAAGGCATTAAAGACTCATTAGTGATCATGAAGAATGTCACGCTTGTTGTGAATGCGCCAAATCAAACCGTGATTACAGCGTTAGATCGAAACGAAAGTACATCTCAGATCTTTACAAACATCAATGGTGCGATCGTCATAGACGAATAA
- the flgG gene encoding flagellar basal body rod protein FlgG has product MLRSMYSGISGMKNFQVKLDVIGNNIANVNTYGFKKGRTTFKDLVSQQIAGASAPTAGAGGRGGVNPKQVGLGSQLATIDTVHTQGSLQNTARPLDLGISGDGFFKLMSGTEVTYTRAGNFYLDKTGQIVNADGKFLLATGNAKITIPPDAKSFSVGADGTVSFINNAGVLTTAGQIELAKFANNEGLEKAGGNEYRESTNSGNPLPSTPGGTGGAGTLVAGALEMSNVDLSEEFTEMIVAQRGFQANTRIITTSDEILQELVNLKR; this is encoded by the coding sequence ATGTTACGTTCTATGTATTCAGGAATCAGTGGTATGAAAAACTTTCAGGTGAAGTTAGATGTAATCGGTAATAACATCGCAAATGTAAATACGTACGGATTTAAAAAAGGCCGTACAACTTTTAAAGATCTTGTGAGTCAGCAGATTGCTGGGGCGAGTGCTCCAACTGCTGGAGCTGGGGGAAGAGGTGGAGTTAATCCAAAACAAGTAGGACTAGGCTCGCAATTGGCTACAATCGATACAGTGCATACTCAAGGTAGTTTGCAAAATACAGCTAGACCACTTGACTTAGGGATTTCTGGAGATGGATTTTTCAAATTAATGTCAGGTACAGAGGTTACTTATACTAGAGCCGGAAATTTTTATCTAGATAAAACAGGGCAAATCGTAAATGCAGATGGAAAATTTTTATTAGCTACAGGTAATGCAAAGATAACTATCCCCCCTGATGCAAAAAGTTTTAGTGTGGGGGCAGATGGAACTGTAAGCTTTATAAATAATGCAGGTGTTCTTACAACAGCTGGCCAAATTGAACTTGCAAAGTTTGCAAATAATGAAGGTTTGGAAAAAGCAGGAGGTAATGAATATAGAGAGAGCACTAACTCTGGAAACCCATTACCATCCACTCCAGGCGGAACTGGCGGTGCAGGCACACTAGTAGCAGGTGCTCTCGAAATGTCCAACGTAGACTTATCTGAAGAGTTCACTGAGATGATTGTTGCACAGCGTGGATTTCAAGCGAATACAAGAATCATTACAACATCTGATGAGATCCTTCAAGAACTTGTGAACTTAAAACGTTAA
- a CDS encoding flagellar FlbD family protein, translating into MISLTQLNGNTFTLNAIYIEQIQSFPDTTVTLTTGKKFVVKESEEEVTKLITGFYRNITLLPLSQKKEGL; encoded by the coding sequence ATGATTTCATTAACACAACTAAATGGCAATACGTTTACACTGAATGCGATCTACATCGAACAGATTCAATCATTTCCAGATACTACCGTCACTTTAACAACAGGCAAGAAGTTTGTGGTCAAAGAAAGTGAAGAAGAAGTGACTAAATTAATTACAGGTTTTTATAGAAATATTACGCTATTGCCACTAAGTCAGAAAAAGGAGGGTCTGTAG
- the fliL gene encoding flagellar basal body-associated protein FliL: protein MGKNKAITIMLSMLVGISLIGATGYYGFKQFSPKTEASEPTAEELDKLLVETNEMSTNLADQSYVKIQFKIQANNKDGKHELEKRLFQVNNLIIYEISSKKTEELSGQKGLISLENKLKTEINKIMQDGKVVRVYTTQKIIQ, encoded by the coding sequence TTGGGGAAAAATAAAGCGATAACCATCATGCTTTCCATGCTTGTAGGGATAAGTCTTATCGGTGCAACAGGTTATTACGGATTTAAACAATTCTCGCCGAAAACAGAAGCTTCTGAACCAACAGCAGAAGAACTGGACAAGCTATTGGTCGAAACCAACGAAATGTCAACAAATCTTGCGGATCAGTCTTATGTGAAGATTCAGTTCAAGATTCAAGCAAATAATAAAGATGGTAAACATGAACTTGAAAAAAGATTGTTTCAAGTTAATAACTTGATCATATATGAAATCTCGAGTAAAAAAACAGAAGAACTGTCTGGTCAAAAAGGATTAATTTCCTTAGAGAACAAATTAAAAACAGAGATAAATAAGATTATGCAAGACGGGAAAGTAGTCAGAGTCTACACAACTCAAAAGATCATACAATAA
- the fliM gene encoding flagellar motor switch protein FliM produces MVDVLSQNEIDALLSALSTGEMNAEELKKEESENKIKVYDFKRALRFSKEQIRSLTRIHENFARLLTTYFSAQLRTYVQIGVASVDQLPYEEFIRSVPKMTLLNVFEAHPFEGRILMEVNPNIAYAMLDRVMGGSGAGMNKIESLTEIETRIMNQLFENTLDNFKEAWTSVIEIEPFMVDLEVNPQFLQMVSPNETVVVISLNTMIGDTSGMINICLPHVVLEPIIPKLSVHHWMQNKTKRNLGESEFIEKKIKNTFLPIQVELGSSDMSIEEFLNLSIGDCIELDQRINFPLVIKVEDHPKFFGQPGKIKKKLAVQIIETIKEDEHQW; encoded by the coding sequence TTGGTTGATGTTTTGTCGCAAAACGAAATAGATGCTCTTCTCTCAGCGCTTTCCACAGGGGAGATGAATGCAGAAGAGCTAAAAAAAGAAGAGTCAGAAAATAAAATAAAAGTTTACGATTTTAAAAGAGCACTTCGTTTTTCGAAAGAACAGATTCGTAGTTTAACAAGAATACATGAAAATTTTGCAAGACTATTGACTACTTATTTTTCGGCTCAACTTAGAACGTACGTCCAAATCGGTGTAGCGTCAGTTGATCAGCTTCCGTATGAGGAATTCATTCGTTCTGTTCCAAAGATGACGCTTTTGAATGTGTTTGAGGCACATCCGTTTGAAGGGCGTATATTAATGGAAGTCAATCCGAATATCGCTTATGCCATGCTTGATAGAGTGATGGGCGGTAGCGGCGCTGGAATGAATAAGATCGAGAGTTTAACTGAGATCGAGACAAGAATCATGAATCAATTATTTGAAAACACACTTGATAATTTTAAAGAAGCATGGACAAGTGTCATTGAAATAGAACCATTTATGGTCGACTTGGAAGTGAATCCTCAATTTTTACAGATGGTTTCTCCGAATGAAACGGTAGTGGTGATCTCATTAAATACGATGATTGGCGATACGAGTGGAATGATCAACATTTGTCTTCCTCATGTGGTCTTAGAACCTATAATACCAAAGCTATCTGTACACCATTGGATGCAAAATAAAACAAAAAGAAATCTTGGAGAGTCCGAATTTATTGAAAAAAAGATAAAGAATACTTTTTTGCCTATTCAAGTTGAATTAGGTTCTTCAGATATGTCAATAGAAGAGTTTCTAAACTTATCAATTGGTGATTGTATAGAACTCGATCAACGGATTAATTTCCCACTTGTAATTAAAGTGGAAGATCATCCAAAGTTTTTTGGGCAACCCGGAAAAATAAAGAAAAAGCTTGCCGTACAAATTATTGAAACCATTAAGGAGGATGAGCATCAATGGTAA
- the fliY gene encoding flagellar motor switch phosphatase FliY: MVSGDMLSQDEIDTLLNGGSPSSSGMTENEEYLSSIEQDALGEIGNISFGSAATALSTLLNQKVEITTPTVTVVKRTDLKDEFPIPHVAVQVTYTEGIEGANLLVIRKTDAQIIADLMLGGEGTNPSPDFGELQLSAVGEAMNQMMGSASTSMSTIFNKKVDISPPKIDFLDMESNTSLIPDEEILVKVSFRLKVGELIDSNIMQLIDAEFSKDLVHKLMNPEPVVEKEPVADHVPHEEVAQPTAPVDQYQERPISEPRNDHQPAYQPQMRDVSIQPASFSDFGDYETNQRDTKNLDMLLDIPLQVTVELGRTKKTIKDILEMSQGSIVELDKLAGEPVDIFVNQKMIAKGEVVVIDENFGVRVTEILSQRDRLEKLK, encoded by the coding sequence ATGGTAAGTGGAGATATGCTATCACAAGACGAGATTGATACTTTGCTGAATGGTGGAAGTCCTTCCTCGTCCGGAATGACCGAAAATGAGGAATACCTTTCATCAATTGAACAAGATGCTTTAGGAGAGATTGGTAATATTTCCTTTGGCAGTGCTGCAACTGCGCTTTCTACTCTATTAAATCAAAAGGTAGAAATTACGACGCCTACTGTAACAGTCGTTAAAAGAACAGATTTAAAAGATGAATTTCCTATTCCGCATGTTGCGGTCCAAGTTACATACACAGAAGGCATTGAAGGGGCTAACTTGTTAGTGATCCGCAAGACAGATGCACAGATTATTGCAGATTTGATGCTTGGCGGTGAAGGCACAAATCCTTCTCCTGATTTTGGAGAATTGCAACTAAGTGCTGTTGGTGAAGCAATGAATCAGATGATGGGATCAGCTTCTACTTCGATGTCTACGATCTTTAATAAAAAAGTAGATATCTCTCCACCTAAAATTGATTTTTTGGATATGGAATCAAACACGAGTTTGATTCCTGACGAAGAGATTTTAGTAAAAGTTTCATTCCGACTTAAAGTGGGTGAACTGATAGATTCGAATATCATGCAGCTCATTGACGCTGAATTCTCAAAGGACCTTGTACATAAGTTGATGAATCCTGAACCAGTTGTTGAAAAAGAACCAGTAGCAGATCATGTACCACATGAAGAAGTTGCTCAACCAACTGCACCGGTAGATCAATATCAAGAGCGTCCTATTAGTGAGCCAAGAAATGATCATCAGCCTGCTTATCAACCGCAGATGAGAGACGTTTCCATCCAGCCGGCAAGCTTTTCAGACTTTGGAGATTATGAGACGAACCAAAGAGATACGAAGAATTTAGACATGCTGTTAGACATTCCACTGCAAGTAACAGTTGAACTAGGAAGAACGAAAAAAACGATTAAAGATATTTTGGAAATGTCTCAAGGTTCGATCGTAGAGCTCGATAAACTAGCTGGTGAACCAGTTGATATCTTTGTGAATCAAAAGATGATCGCAAAAGGCGAGGTTGTTGTTATCGATGAGAACTTCGGAGTTCGTGTAACTGAAATTTTAAGCCAGCGTGATCGTTTAGAAAAATTGAAATAA
- a CDS encoding response regulator — translation MGERILVVDDAAFMRMMIKDILVKNGFDVVGEAADGAQAIEKFQELKPDLVTMDITMPEMDGISALKEIKKTNPDAKIIMCSAMGQQAMVIDAIQAGAKDFIVKPFAADRVIEAIKKTLG, via the coding sequence ATGGGAGAACGTATTTTAGTTGTTGATGATGCAGCGTTTATGAGAATGATGATCAAGGATATTTTAGTTAAGAATGGATTTGATGTTGTAGGTGAAGCGGCAGATGGTGCACAAGCGATTGAGAAATTCCAAGAATTAAAACCAGACTTAGTTACGATGGATATCACGATGCCTGAGATGGACGGTATATCCGCTTTAAAAGAGATCAAGAAAACAAACCCTGATGCAAAAATTATCATGTGTTCAGCAATGGGTCAGCAAGCAATGGTAATCGATGCGATTCAAGCTGGGGCAAAAGATTTTATCGTTAAGCCGTTTGCAGCTGACCGTGTAATCGAAGCGATCAAGAAGACTTTAGGATAA
- a CDS encoding flagellar biosynthetic protein FliO: protein MYRWLISFFAAVCLALVPLSVQAEGSGSGKSVYDTINSSDQKGEKEKSPADSSPVDSKSESTFMMLVKLVFMLGIVLAILFFVLRFIQRKSVSFQDGKNLQSLGGIGIGQNRSVQLIKTGNSVLVVGVGDSVTLLKEITDEVEVQMILDQRPSQNVSSLTDQLKVKWMKSRNEESSKNSNQTGTKDQTKTFKNMLQSIVQDKKNQQKELQRVLEKGKHHE from the coding sequence ATGTATCGATGGTTAATTAGTTTTTTTGCAGCAGTTTGTCTTGCGCTTGTACCATTAAGTGTACAAGCGGAAGGCAGCGGTTCAGGGAAAAGTGTTTATGACACTATAAATAGTTCGGATCAAAAGGGCGAGAAGGAAAAATCACCAGCAGATAGTAGCCCTGTCGATTCTAAGAGCGAAAGCACATTTATGATGCTCGTCAAGCTCGTGTTTATGCTTGGTATCGTTCTAGCGATCTTGTTCTTTGTCTTACGATTTATTCAAAGAAAATCTGTCAGTTTTCAAGACGGGAAAAACCTTCAGTCTCTAGGAGGGATTGGAATTGGACAGAACCGTTCTGTACAACTGATCAAAACGGGTAATTCTGTCTTGGTAGTAGGTGTCGGTGATTCGGTAACACTTCTAAAAGAGATTACAGATGAAGTTGAAGTTCAGATGATACTCGATCAGCGTCCGTCTCAAAATGTTTCAAGTTTGACTGACCAATTGAAAGTAAAGTGGATGAAAAGTAGAAACGAAGAGTCGAGTAAGAACTCAAACCAAACGGGAACAAAGGATCAGACTAAAACATTTAAGAATATGCTTCAATCTATCGTCCAAGATAAGAAGAATCAGCAAAAAGAACTTCAGAGAGTGCTAGAGAAAGGGAAACATCATGAATGA
- the fliP gene encoding flagellar type III secretion system pore protein FliP (The bacterial flagellar biogenesis protein FliP forms a type III secretion system (T3SS)-type pore required for flagellar assembly.): MNEFIPGLDLDFINNSDPANMETTIQLLLLLTVLSLAPSILILMTCFTRIIIVLSFVRTSLATQQMPPNQVLIGIALFLTFFIMAPVMHEVNKEAVQPLVKGEISQEEAFDKGSLPIKEFMAKHTRQKDLMLFMEYSGAKKPESIKNIPLTTLVPAFAISELKTAFQIGFMIFVPFLIIDMVVASILMAMGMMMLPPVMISLPFKILLFVLVDGWYLIVKSLLLSY; encoded by the coding sequence ATGAATGAATTTATTCCTGGATTAGACTTGGATTTTATTAATAATAGCGATCCAGCGAACATGGAAACTACGATTCAGCTGTTGCTGCTCTTAACAGTCCTTTCGCTTGCTCCAAGTATCTTAATTCTTATGACTTGTTTTACGAGGATCATTATTGTCTTATCCTTCGTCAGAACTTCACTGGCAACGCAGCAGATGCCACCTAACCAAGTTCTGATTGGGATTGCATTATTCTTAACTTTCTTTATCATGGCGCCAGTGATGCATGAAGTTAACAAAGAGGCTGTTCAGCCGTTAGTAAAAGGTGAGATCTCTCAGGAAGAAGCGTTTGACAAAGGAAGTCTTCCCATTAAAGAGTTTATGGCAAAGCATACTCGACAAAAGGATCTTATGCTGTTTATGGAATATTCAGGTGCAAAGAAGCCAGAAAGTATTAAAAATATCCCTTTAACGACACTTGTTCCAGCTTTTGCTATAAGTGAACTAAAAACAGCCTTTCAGATTGGATTCATGATTTTTGTACCATTCTTGATCATTGATATGGTCGTCGCGTCTATTTTAATGGCTATGGGGATGATGATGCTGCCGCCCGTTATGATATCACTGCCATTTAAGATCTTGTTATTCGTACTGGTTGATGGCTGGTACCTCATCGTTAAATCATTGCTATTAAGCTATTAG
- the fliQ gene encoding flagellar biosynthesis protein FliQ, translating to MDSQFVISLAEKGVYMTLLLCGPLMLLALIVGLIVSIFQATTQIQEQTLAFIPKIVAVLVGLVFFGPWMLSQILGFTSNIFQNLHTYIG from the coding sequence ATGGATTCTCAATTTGTAATTTCTTTAGCAGAAAAAGGGGTATACATGACCTTGCTTTTGTGTGGTCCGCTTATGCTTTTAGCCCTGATTGTAGGTTTGATCGTCAGTATTTTTCAAGCAACAACTCAGATTCAGGAACAAACACTCGCTTTTATACCAAAGATTGTTGCTGTGTTAGTAGGACTTGTGTTTTTCGGACCTTGGATGCTTTCACAAATATTAGGTTTCACATCAAATATCTT